A DNA window from Hydrogenophaga taeniospiralis contains the following coding sequences:
- a CDS encoding type IV secretion system protein: MTCGDAAVPGFLLAALGLLDPKYVKMIDDAVFMCSIREYLIDDMLIGTYRELVASRLGTALAYLSTAIMTVWVMVQGFTLISGTNRQPVLALAFKTGKMVFILSLVTLLSTKSPVIADTVLDVQGLITAAIVGEGNDVYQIIDFNLALAQVFNVLVNSLVGGQQVGANGNVLTSLSGMIGQSGPAMLVSVLAMMAEISITLAVMLSPLFIFFLLFQQTASMFWSWAKFLLGTMVSLAVLALLSGVLLKMTMFYGGSVLAAFYINGALGDAGSIDMANSALRMSAMGVLSSMLVMLIPPLIMQFFNSGASFAAGAMAGAMGGGSAMAAQTSQGAGLMGALGGMPGGQPALGNGTPGSRGDHNEAAGQGNFAALNNQELLARSRSLAGPDAEAGGGARSGAMLGQGLRGLANQPSDHTTLAGLHQRQSTNEFRGGASGGRSESSRVSSADSIEDAVIRDPALGSGGHLGVHGGAGGARAPAPAPVGSTATAAAPVGHPSTASGPASTTPVHATPATLARNANQASPQRPNIRHAPNVETVRRP, from the coding sequence ATGACTTGTGGCGATGCCGCTGTTCCGGGTTTTTTGCTGGCGGCGCTGGGCCTGCTGGACCCCAAGTACGTCAAGATGATCGACGACGCTGTGTTCATGTGCAGCATCCGCGAGTACCTGATCGACGACATGTTGATCGGCACCTACCGCGAGCTGGTCGCGTCCCGGCTGGGTACGGCCCTGGCGTATCTTTCAACGGCCATCATGACGGTCTGGGTGATGGTCCAGGGGTTCACGCTGATTTCCGGCACGAACCGCCAGCCCGTGCTGGCACTGGCTTTCAAGACGGGCAAGATGGTGTTCATCCTGTCGCTGGTGACCCTGTTGTCCACCAAATCGCCCGTGATCGCCGACACGGTGCTCGATGTCCAGGGACTGATCACGGCGGCCATCGTGGGCGAAGGGAACGACGTCTATCAGATCATCGACTTCAACCTGGCCCTGGCGCAGGTGTTCAACGTGCTGGTGAACAGCCTGGTGGGCGGTCAGCAGGTGGGGGCCAATGGCAATGTGCTGACCTCCTTGTCCGGGATGATCGGCCAGAGCGGGCCGGCCATGCTGGTCTCGGTGCTGGCGATGATGGCGGAGATCTCGATCACGCTGGCCGTGATGCTGTCGCCGCTGTTCATCTTCTTCCTGCTGTTTCAGCAGACGGCCAGCATGTTCTGGTCGTGGGCGAAGTTCCTGCTGGGCACGATGGTGTCGCTGGCGGTGCTGGCCCTGCTCTCGGGCGTGCTGCTGAAGATGACGATGTTCTACGGCGGGTCGGTGCTGGCGGCCTTCTACATCAACGGCGCCCTGGGTGACGCGGGGTCGATCGATATGGCGAACAGCGCCTTGCGCATGAGCGCCATGGGCGTGTTGTCCAGCATGCTGGTGATGCTGATCCCACCGCTGATCATGCAGTTCTTCAACTCGGGGGCGTCGTTCGCGGCGGGTGCGATGGCGGGCGCCATGGGCGGCGGCAGCGCCATGGCGGCGCAGACCTCGCAAGGCGCTGGGCTGATGGGTGCGCTCGGTGGCATGCCGGGCGGGCAACCGGCCCTGGGGAATGGCACCCCAGGAAGCCGTGGCGACCACAACGAGGCCGCGGGCCAGGGCAACTTTGCCGCCCTCAACAACCAGGAACTGCTTGCGCGCTCCAGAAGCCTGGCGGGGCCCGACGCCGAGGCCGGCGGTGGAGCCCGTTCGGGGGCGATGTTGGGCCAGGGCTTGCGGGGTCTGGCGAACCAGCCCTCGGACCACACGACGCTGGCGGGGCTGCATCAACGGCAAAGCACGAACGAATTCCGCGGCGGCGCATCCGGCGGCCGGAGCGAGTCCAGCCGGGTTTCATCGGCGGACAGCATTGAAGATGCGGTGATCCGCGATCCGGCGCTCGGCAGCGGCGGGCATCTGGGCGTGCACGGAGGAGCCGGTGGCGCGAGGGCCCCGGCACCGGCACCGGTGGGGTCCACGGCGACCGCGGCTGCCCCTGTGGGCCATCCGTCAACGGCCAGCGGTCCAGCATCCACGACGCCCGTGCATGCCACGCCGGCAACCCTGGCCCGGAACGCGAATCAGGCGTCGCCGCAGCGACCGAACATCCGCCACGCGCCGAACGTGGAGACGGTGCGCCGACCCTGA
- a CDS encoding type IV secretion system protein: MLKTLLPLLALVVTSSASAQWAVYDDAVKKELIKINKVASIGDKKLSEFDKQAILSEKFETKAPTDPTKYIGTVADCGDPKLNANHHNACLGLRNLRLKTLEQTEAILVKIDARRTEIKKLISDAKDAKDEAGVLQRYEFELQGLQAHMQNDAMQLEALRDGYQQREKMYEMQMAEARRATDTRPPNAAVSFGAVPFVKPPKSW, encoded by the coding sequence ATGTTGAAAACTCTGCTGCCCCTTTTGGCGCTGGTGGTGACTTCATCGGCATCGGCACAGTGGGCCGTCTATGACGATGCGGTCAAGAAGGAGCTCATCAAGATCAACAAGGTCGCATCCATCGGCGACAAGAAGCTTTCCGAGTTCGACAAACAGGCGATCCTGAGCGAAAAGTTCGAGACCAAGGCACCCACCGACCCCACCAAGTACATCGGCACCGTCGCCGACTGCGGCGACCCGAAGCTCAACGCCAACCACCACAACGCCTGCCTGGGGCTTCGCAACCTGCGCCTCAAGACCCTGGAACAGACCGAGGCCATCCTCGTCAAGATCGACGCACGGCGCACCGAGATCAAGAAGCTGATCTCCGATGCCAAAGATGCCAAGGACGAAGCTGGTGTGCTCCAGCGCTACGAGTTCGAACTGCAGGGCCTGCAGGCCCACATGCAGAACGACGCCATGCAACTCGAGGCCTTGCGCGACGGCTACCAGCAGCGCGAGAAGATGTACGAGATGCAGATGGCCGAGGCGCGCCGGGCCACCGATACCCGCCCGCCCAATGCCGCAGTGAGTTTCGGGGCGGTGCCCTTCGTCAAGCCCCCCAAAAGCTGGTGA